In Nymphalis io chromosome 9, ilAglIoxx1.1, whole genome shotgun sequence, the genomic window cctgatggtaagtggtagtagagtccaaacgcgacgacggccagtacagtcgggaagaatattctgtactagccgtccccgccttgccggcccgcaagatgccttttcacgcctcgtttgaaggaacccgggttgtaagaggaggggaacacgtgagctggtaaggaattcctttttttggtagtgcgatatagaaaagagttgccaaatttctttgtgcgcgatggaattgatgtcacagttaggcggtgacatcgagaaccagctcgcgtggatttaagaaggaagggggaagcaggaattagagagaataattcctcagagcacttgccgcgatacagacgatagaaagcgctcagtgctgctatctcgtgacgcaattgtaaaggttcaattgtaaagtttttagtttattaattaatgaatacaaCAATATGATAACTGTTACTTTTATCAATTAGAGCATGTTTTTAAAGAGCTATTACTgcttgctttattttttttagaatggcaCATAAACAACTCGCCAGCGAAGAAAGAAAAAAAGGTAAGATTTTTTGTGGGTTTGTGTGACCATTTTTATACACAAAGATACTTACCCTTACCTCTACACTCAATAGTTACAAGTCACAAATTACTGTCAAAACtgacaaattaaaaacacaagtgTGACAATTTGACAAAGTGACAGTGATATAATCAGGTGTCCACTGTCGATAATTTCGTGACGTGTGCCTATTTAATTCCTGTACTGCCCTGGATCACAAATTTAAGTAGTTTTAACTAAACACTTATAAAGAGAAACCATTAACTATGGTTGTTTTGGAAGGCGAAAGTGGAGATGCGCAGCCTATAGCTGCGAACGATGAAACGAAACAGGACGCTAAAATTCCGAATTCCTTATCATTAGAAAGTATCCTTTTTAAAtccattttaatgttttttaccaATGATAATGTTATGGTACTTTTtaaatgctttattaaaattaaatgtaattgacGAATTTTATGGTGAAGATAAATGTCATATTCCAATTGAACTAAATGTTATACTAACAATgtacttaaacatttttttgcaATATCTAAGTACTTAATATCGTAAACACATTTTTCTTAAGTACAACTATTACTGAATTAGACAATAATTTGctacaatttaaatacaaaaaaataatcaatcacACTTTCAAAAACAGAGTTAAATGTAAGTACCATATTGAAAACAAaactcaattataaattaataaaacttcaaacaATTATGTTGAaaagttttacaatattttatactatattcaTACCTAATCTAATATAAAAGGAATCACCACATAGCATTTGGGTTCAATCTGTACATGGTGTTTCTATGTGATGGACTTAATTTAGGGACAGTCCATGtcgtatttaattaagtatttgatTCGATAGTAGTGTGTTAtatcattttagtttattaattaatgaatacaaggttaagcaatatatataagaCTTATTATCCTTTAAAACTCACTGCGtgtcaaaattaaatcaaatttgaaTCCTCATTTGATTAAATAGCTTGAATTAAAAGCTGCTATCGGTCCAGAATGTTCTACAGAGAAAATCCTGTAAAGAATCTCAGTGGTTAGTCTTTTCCATTAATCATATACAGTGTAATTTATGTTCGGTATGAAAATCAACAGTTACTTTATatgcttttttatcatttataattataatcttgtACTAAATAGTGtcccttattataaaatattgtgtgaTATGACCTTTTACATTTCATAATTGgtttatgtaaataactcaATTGACTGTGAgtacaaaataacaaaattaataaactattcattcatatatttcttttaaccaAGCTTTTATTAGCTATCGAgttggtttatattttattaatctgacTGAAATCCGATTGAATACctgatgtttttttatgtattgattATATGTAAAAGACTAACTGACTATCTGATTATATCAAAGTACTGGGACTAGCATAATGATAAATTGCATATGGGTTTCTTAGTGTTGTGTAATAACACAGTAAATTAACACTAAGgaagtatttttgaaaatgtaacccCCAACATAGTGATAGTGTGTAATAGTGTGTAGTAGTGATAAAGgtaataaaagtttgtataaaaatcttttagttttaaagaaatagctatggaaattggtacTTAGAAATCCTTAATTATGACACAAGCAAAGCCAAGGAGtgctagttattaataataatttttaatcgttctcatatattatttctcttttataaTTTCATGGATCAGCCCAATGGTTGGATTCTTGATTTTGTATGTAGatgttgaatattaaaaatatttgttaagttcTTTGTTTGGTTCTTCTGCTATAGGTAACTACAATTATGTATTACTACTTACGTTAGGCTTTACTTTCTTCTTTATATAAAGGGGAAtaacttgtaataataatagtggTTCATttccaataattatattattgttattagtaaCTTTAAACTCGTAGGAAATAAGTAAGATATTGCaatattactaatttttttataaacaactaAACGAATAATTTCTTAACAAGGCAACAGTATTTCGTATAATAAAGGATGCCCAACAACAACACGGACTTCGTCACGGCGATTACCAGCGGTATCGTGGATACTGTTCACGTCGTATTCGGCGTTTACGTAAAGTGCTTAAAATTCCTCAGGTACGTatcttattattcaaaaattaataaaaaaacaaacttgcttttgataatattaatcattttaaaatcacaggGCGACAGACGTCATTATCGCCGCCGTGATGTGACGGCCACCCACCTGACTGCTTCGAATGCTGAGAATCGTTTACTATGTGTGCCGTTATTGCAAGCCGAACGAGCTTGGGCACATGCCATGCAGTTGCGCCAGGAAGCCAACACTGAGCCGAGAAAGAAGTTCCATCTCGTCTCGCGATTGAAAAAAGCGTGTGCCCACGCCCATATGCTCTTACAACTTTGCGaggtgatttaaaaaaaaagtaaactcgtaattattataaggacttactttttgaaatatgtatatataacatattacttgactaatataaaatatatatccaagGAAATGCATTAATTTTGTATCGAATCCTGAATTTAATGGTAGTATTGATATATTTGTATCCTCAGAGtaacagttttatattattgtaacatcaccactaaaaaaattatcaaatataactATAGTGAAATCGTTTTCTAATACGTGCGATATTTACTTTTGTACCATAGTTGAACATAAATGTGTATAAAAGTAacatgaatgaaataaatattaatttgatgcTCTATTGTtcgtaaatatttgtaaatccCAGCAAAGCGGGTCGTGCGACGCGCGCACGCAGCTGGAGGCGGGCGCGTACGCGGCGTGGCTGAGCGGCGCGCTGCTGCTGGAGCTGCAGCAGTGGCGCCCCGCCGCAGAGAGTTTGCAGCGCGCACAGCTCGTGCTCGAGAAACTCGCCGCCGCGCTGCCCGAGGACGAGAGGCTCGTGTACAAGCAGAAAGTGAGCTCCTTATAATTACCACCCACGTACACTATTATAGTATATCACGTTTGTTCATCACTATCTATCGTCCGTCAGTCCATTCGTCAAACGGGAACCACTGTTTCCATTTTGAAGAACGTTAGCAAGGGAATGATTCAgtatataagattaattatatcatgggattttaatgtttttagagCCTTCAGAATAGTTTAACATAAAATCGCACTATAGCTTAGTTTAGTTTCTGTTTATGTAAAGATTAGAATTTAAGCCCGTCGAATGTGCATATGTAGAGCATGCACAGTCTAAACCAATGGTCATAATTTTCTAACCTCTctcatttaagttattttaattaattatttattaatcctgtTCTGTTTTAGCCTCAGGTTGCTTGTGGTGggtctattttaataaatgattattgatTAAACCAATATGTTTCAAAGTGGATTTCCTAAAGAAGTATTACCATTTTGCCAGGTTGATGAATTAAAACCTAGTCTACGTTATTGTGCGTATAACATCGGCGACGAGTCCGCTGCTGGGGACCTCGTCGCTATGCGCGGACAGGGACTAATTGAAAACCTGGATACACTCATGGCTCAAGCTAAGTATGTTTCTAGAATTTAAAGAAATGCAGATACTCCTTCGgaagtaataaattatgttgtaaTAATTTCTGTACAGGGAGTCTCGCTCCGGGGTCATGCACGAAGTGGAATGGCGCGGTCGTCGCGTTACCGTTCGTCCGGAGAAAGTGCGATTATTCCTCATCGCTCTACAAGACTTGGAAAAATCTGTCGCAAATGCACAAAATACTCAAGCTAAGATCGACATCCTCGAGAACATACTCATGGACTGCAAAGACGCTATATCAGCTATCAAGGACGAAATCAAAAACGATCCTAAACTGAAATCGCCATCAGAGTCGAATCAAATGTCAAGCATTAATTACTTGCTCTCGTATTTGATGTACTTACGTCTCGTTCGCACAATTGAACGAAACAATCTGCTCGTACAGCAAGCGGAAGAAGCGCGTAAAAGCAACACTCCGATCGATGGGAAAAAGGTTCGCCCTCAAGACTTGACCAGGCTATACGAAATCATTCTGCAGAATTATACCGAACTACAGCAGCTTCAAGGCTTTGAGAACGATGCTGTTTATCAAAAGGAAATTGAGACGGAGTTGAAGGCTTACAAAGCGTTCCGCTGCTATTATATAGCACAGGTACTGACAGGACTCAGACGCTTCAGGGAGGCGCTTGCGATGCTGGAACGTTGCGGCACATATACGAGCGAATCGCTCGCCAGCAAACTGCAAGACAAGTGGCTGCTGGAGAAATTGAAAGCTTTGCAGAAGGACATCGAAAGTTGCAAATTTGAAGTGCACGCCGACTCCGTTCTAGAAGATGACGATGACGAAGAAGAAACAAAATATACGAGCGGGAAGTCGTACAAAGATAAAAAGCCACTCGCCGACCGGTTAGACGATTACCGCGAAGAGACACAAATGCTCACGAAGAAtcctaatatatttaaaatgcctCCGCCGATGGAAGCGGTTCCTTGCAAACCTCTGTTCTTCGACTTGGCGTGCAATTTTATCGAGTTTCCTAATCTAGATGACAAAATTGGTGCGGCAAATAGTAAGAAACAAGGTGCTGGCATCACGGGACTCGTGAAGGGCTTCTTGGGATGGGGTAAAAGCGACAAATAGTTAAAAGTATTCGTACATATATTtagaatacattattatttacaaaaaaatgttgtttttttcaaTCACAATGTGCTCAAACTAACTTATTCTAagaaatcttattttttattatttcatatagtaGACTGGAAAATGTTCTCTTAGAACCTTACATAGTCAATACTttaccttggaaactaagatgttatgtccattgtgcctgtagttacactggctcctaTCATCTTTCTATTGGTGTTTGGCGGTAATAGACTGGGTGGTATATATACACAAATCTCTTCCactaaccgtaacagcctgtgaatgtcccactgctgggctaaaggccttctctcatCTTtctgaggaaaaggtttggagattattccaccacgctgctccaatgctggttggtggaatacatatgtggcagaatttcagagaaattggacacatgcaggtttcctcacgatgttttccttcaccgtaaagcacgagatgaattataatcaaaaattaagcacatgaaaattcagtggtgcttgcccggggttgatgaacccacgatcattggttaagattcacgcgtccttaccactgggccatctcggtatttCCACTAATACCTCTTCTAAATTATGCATTAGAAACAGTTCTTGAtgtctttttttaatctttatttacaatacacaAATATTCGACTtatctactttaattttaattacaatgttcTGTATTACTTTGCCGATGTCCTAAACGCAATTTTTTAGGGAATCAATTTTGAATAGGCtatacgatatttttattatatttacatacatatacgtaACGTACATTAATTTATCAGTGCTTCTGAATATATAAGGATTTAAAggtttactttaataaaacaactgcattctttataacaaaaatatttaacataaactaAAGATGTTTAGTTGAAAGTACAAAATATAACtttgaaacaatatattttacaccGTGTAACATTTACAATTTGTATTACCACATACACTTTTGATTGTaagtctataataattaatttacatattaaattaaaaaaacgctACTCTTTATAAAGCTAACCTCTAGTTTCTGAAACGTTGTTTAAAGTAAGATTAACTAATTCGACGTTGATACGAATTGTCATTGGTCGTTGGTAGCCGATGTCGCAGTGGGCGACCAATTAGCATTCAGTATTTAGTCAATTAGTAAATTTGTCTTTGGTCATCAATGAAAATCAAAGATGACGTCAGAAACAGATGGTTAATGTGATACTAAGCTATGTTTTGACATTCACATTTTCATGACGTCAACTATTTATAACAACACTATGtggaattgaaatataataagtatacaaGCTGTTGAAAACGCcgtgataattttaaaaacattgacaCTAATATGATTGAGACATTTATACTAGAAATTGTATTAGCATGCTAAATTATGAGCGGACATTATTTTCACTATTTGTCTACATAACAAACACAATGTGCtcgaaataatagtttttaatttatcatgtcTATAATACGCTACGTACTTTCAATACTAGAGTAACATCCACATACTTATTACATTTCATCAGTTATACATTTTTAGATGTAATCAAAATGGATTAACTTCagaacttatatattaaaagctattttaatCTAGCAGTCCAAACTTCGGTTTGCTTAAAGAATTAACTTCGGTCTATTTACATTGAGGATTAGAGAATGtctatagattattttttagtatacaCAACATACTAAGAGAAATAAGAAGCACCTTCAAATGAAATCCGTATGCATTTAACGTCACACGTGACTGGTCTGATTgatcaattataaatttatagaataCAATATACACCTGAATATGTGAAcacgaattaatttaaatgttatcacAGTTACATCCATCGATCTAACGGGAGGAGAGCGGCGGCCAGTGAGCCGCGTCGTGGGCAATGCGATCCGCTGCCGACAAAAGCTGGCCACACGTCGGGCACACGTCCAGCTGTGACGCGATGTTCCTGCCGACTACCAGCTCCTGCTGCTTCGCGATATCCGGCAACAAGGCGACCAGGTCGGGAAACACGGACTCCAACTGGTCTCCTAGGGCAGTTTGGCAGTGCTGATAGAACTCGTCCGCGGTAATGTTGCTGTCGCGGAAGGCTCGCGAGGCGACCTTGAAGTTCTCGACGGCAGCGGCTCCGCCGAGTGCAACGGCGAACTTCTTGACGAGGGCGCGGTTCCTGAGTTCAAAGTCGGGCGGCGGGATGTAGGAGTGCACGGGTGCGGAGAACGTCTGCCCGGCAGAGTTTGTAAACGTCATTCCGTCGCAGGGGGGTCGCTTTTTGAAACCCGGTGGGACGCTGCCGTTTTGAACAGTTCGCTGCGAAAAGTTATTGGCCCGCTGTGTTGTGTTTTCAACTCGTTGCGGGCCGTTGGTTTCAGCGCGCGGATTGAGCGGCGGATACTCCTTTAGGGTCATTGCGAAATCCCCGTTGCCGGTATTCTTCTGGACGTTCGCGGATGGCGCTTCGCTcgtagttttaatttttctatccGGCTCGACGctgttgttgttattatttacacaGGCATTTATGTATTCCTTTCTAATCTTAACGTCGTTTATTCGATTAATGATATTCGAATCTAGCGATATGTCCTTTTGATTCGAGTTCGGCTTCTTTttatcctttttatttttattgctttcgCTCGGCGGGTTATTATTAGAAACTTGATGTTGTACGGGCTGCTGCGATTTTTTGGTTTTAGTTTTAACGTTGATTGGTAAAGTTGGAAAATCAGCGGCCGGGTTAAAGGCAGCTTCTCGCGGCGTCGGCGGCGGTTCCGACTTTGGTTTCGATTTCTCTTTAGACTTCGATATGGTTATCCACTGGGGCGGCGCGCTCGGGACTGATGACGATGAGAGCGCGGGGAATGCTTCGGCGtttaaatgtactttttttGATTCAGTACTTCTTTGACCCTTAGTTTGATTGCTCTTTATTGCTCCTAACTCTTCACTATTAATCATGGTTaccttaaacaaaaataatacataaatgtgataaaaaaacaaactgtttatgataattgttattttttaatttgtcatctTCGGTCCTACCTTCGGCGGTTGCATTGTTGCAGCTCCAATACTGGGATGATCGTCTCTCGCGATACCTAGAGACGGGAAGTCGTCATCGGACAACGGCGACTTCATCTGCGACGGGATAGATATGCGATTTCCACTCGTCTGTGTCAACCGAAAGTTGCTGGCACTCGGTTGACTATGCAGCTGGATGGAGACACTTGGCTTCGAAGcttaaatcaaatgaaatcGAAGGTACTACGttaatagcttatatattatactaatattatatatgtataattaactaACGTCTGCCTGTtacgctgaaccgattttgataagattttgAGCGGGCGAAAACTAGCTAATGATAAAAACGTAGagagaatttatataattatcataaaatactaGTGTGCGACTCACGGTTGCGCAGCACGGCGGCGGCGACGGGcgcggcgcggggcgcgggcggcgcggggggcgcgctGCCGTCCAGCGCCGGGAAGTTGCGGTCGGTGCGCGCCAGCCGGTCCGCGCCTGCGGCGGACACTGAGCGTGAGCTGTTGGCTCATTTACGGCCACTTTGATTGGCAAAGAAGCTCGAGGCTTCGGGGGTAGTTATAGGTGTAATGTGTGGTGGAGATCGGAGGTGATCGCGCTGGTGACGTGCAATAATGCCGGAGGAGGGTTACCTTTGAGCGAGCGCGGTGTCGCATGAGGGAGGGGTTACCTCTGGGGAAGCGCGGGGCATGCGCGAGGAGCGGTGCGGGGGCGGGGGGCGCGGCTGACAGTCGCGGGAACTGCTCGACGTTCCCCGGATCGATGGGAGTCACCATCTGCACGGGGGCCGGCGGCGACGGAGCCTCTACCACACGTTCTCTGCGCAAAATCTTTTAGTCCTCATTTGTTACATGTTATTAAATCGttcaattatctttttattacaaaataaacctATCCAATTTAGACTATTTTTCGAAGCGATTTAGCATATTTACCTACTTGAAgacaatatattgatataagttgcatattaatatatatatacacaccgAGGTGCTCTCGGCGCGACTGAATGTGGCGTGATGTTGAACTGCAGCTCCAGCGTGCGCGCCTGCCTGGCGGCGCCGCGCGTCAGGCCGCGTCCGTGCACGGTCGCTTTATGAGCTGCGACACAAAAACTAGATTCATGATGACACTTTAAATCTTACATACATTACTAatcaagtaaaatattgttataggaAGTTTTAATGCTTGCGTGTAATGAGGCAAGGgggatgataaatataatttattcattcttCCTAGGTGACAAACCTTTAAGATCGATTTCGCTTCTAAACACTGCAGTGAGATGCTGTCCCGCACACTCGCCATCCTCGCACAAGTAATGCTCGTTGCGAAAATGGTGCGCAAGCGCAGAGTGCGACGCGTAGTACAGGTTTCGACCGTCAGCGTCGCACAGATGGCAGTAGAGATGCTCCTTTCGCAAGTGGCGGTATAATTCGTCTGCATCCATAAATCGCTCCTCACAGAATTCGCAGAGTGGATGgcctctatatatttaatatatgattaacacaacttatgttaatatatgtattatgtactaCAACGGTTATATTAATGTagactttaaaattgtttaaaagcataacaatattagaaatatctttGTCCACACTCCGTTACACGCGCCTCTAATCGTCACGTAAATAACTTGGCCAAGTAAGACTTATATTG contains:
- the LOC126770778 gene encoding signal recognition particle subunit SRP68; protein product: MVVLEGESGDAQPIAANDETKQDAKIPNSLSLEIFRIIKDAQQQHGLRHGDYQRYRGYCSRRIRRLRKVLKIPQGDRRHYRRRDVTATHLTASNAENRLLCVPLLQAERAWAHAMQLRQEANTEPRKKFHLVSRLKKACAHAHMLLQLCEQSGSCDARTQLEAGAYAAWLSGALLLELQQWRPAAESLQRAQLVLEKLAAALPEDERLVYKQKVDELKPSLRYCAYNIGDESAAGDLVAMRGQGLIENLDTLMAQAKESRSGVMHEVEWRGRRVTVRPEKVRLFLIALQDLEKSVANAQNTQAKIDILENILMDCKDAISAIKDEIKNDPKLKSPSESNQMSSINYLLSYLMYLRLVRTIERNNLLVQQAEEARKSNTPIDGKKVRPQDLTRLYEIILQNYTELQQLQGFENDAVYQKEIETELKAYKAFRCYYIAQVLTGLRRFREALAMLERCGTYTSESLASKLQDKWLLEKLKALQKDIESCKFEVHADSVLEDDDDEEETKYTSGKSYKDKKPLADRLDDYREETQMLTKNPNIFKMPPPMEAVPCKPLFFDLACNFIEFPNLDDKIGAANSKKQGAGITGLVKGFLGWGKSDK
- the LOC126770768 gene encoding E3 ubiquitin-protein ligase ZNF598, producing the protein MAESQANDNTTCVVCFKNVVYFSIGECDHPVCFECSTRMRVLCLQNECPICRQDLSRVVFTDTVHTYKELRNRPFSDRLFERQFKIGFCTEEIKHAYESLLENHCKICDKTQFRTFSMLSEHMRKVHERYFCDLCVKHLKIFTSERKCYTRQELAHHRRKGDIDDTSHRGHPLCEFCEERFMDADELYRHLRKEHLYCHLCDADGRNLYYASHSALAHHFRNEHYLCEDGECAGQHLTAVFRSEIDLKAHKATVHGRGLTRGAARQARTLELQFNITPHSVAPRAPRERVVEAPSPPAPVQMVTPIDPGNVEQFPRLSAAPPAPAPLLAHAPRFPRGADRLARTDRNFPALDGSAPPAPPAPRAAPVAAAVLRNPSKPSVSIQLHSQPSASNFRLTQTSGNRISIPSQMKSPLSDDDFPSLGIARDDHPSIGAATMQPPKVTMINSEELGAIKSNQTKGQRSTESKKVHLNAEAFPALSSSSVPSAPPQWITISKSKEKSKPKSEPPPTPREAAFNPAADFPTLPINVKTKTKKSQQPVQHQVSNNNPPSESNKNKKDKKKPNSNQKDISLDSNIINRINDVKIRKEYINACVNNNNNSVEPDRKIKTTSEAPSANVQKNTGNGDFAMTLKEYPPLNPRAETNGPQRVENTTQRANNFSQRTVQNGSVPPGFKKRPPCDGMTFTNSAGQTFSAPVHSYIPPPDFELRNRALVKKFAVALGGAAAVENFKVASRAFRDSNITADEFYQHCQTALGDQLESVFPDLVALLPDIAKQQELVVGRNIASQLDVCPTCGQLLSAADRIAHDAAHWPPLSSR